The Paenibacillus yonginensis genome segment TACCCGTCATTCAGACCGTGCATTCCAGTTATGAGCGGGAGCTTATATTAAACGGACGGATTCGGGAGAACGGCCCCGAACATCAATTTTTGGTCTCCTTGTACCGGGAACTAGAGCAGCGTACAGACCGCCTCGTGACGGTGTCTCATTCTTTCCGCAATTATATGGCTCCTTACGTCGATAGACCGCAGGACATTGCCGTGATTCCAAATGGATATGACGAGAAGCGATTTAAACCGGTGGCTCATGAAAATGAGGTTGCTCAGCTGGTCACCGTCTGCCGGCTGGTTCCGGCGAAAGGTCTTGATATTTTGCTTAAAGCCTGCGCCGAGCTGAAACAGAAAGGCCTGCCTTTTGTACTGCATCTTATCGGGGATGGTCCGAGCCGGACGGAGCTGGAAGCGCTGGCCCAGTCGCTCGGGATCTACGACGAAACGATCTTCTACGGGTACACGCTGCATCCGGAGGAATTTATGCCCTTCTTCGATATCTTTGTTTTGCCCTCCCGCGCAGAGGCGTTTGGTTCGGTGTTTGCGGAGGCTGCCCTTTGTTCATTGGCTTTGGTGGGCAGCGAGGTCGGCGGGATTCCCGAGCAAATCGAGAACGGAATAAACGGATTGCTTGTTCCCCCGGAAGATCCTTCAGCTTTGGCGCTGGCGCTGGAGCAGCTGATCAACGACCCGGATTACCGGTATACGCTGGCCAGAGCTGCTTCAGAGCGGGCTAAATCGAAATATTCGCTCAACCGGGCTGTACATGAGCTGAAGAAGATGTATCTGGAATTTAAGCCGTCCTAGTGTAGTGGCGAATAGATCATGCTGGAGAATAAGCAAGCCGGTCTGTCCGGCCTCCCTGCTGGCAAGTCAACCGGGAGGCCGGCTTTCTTGTGGTGAGCGCTCCCTTTTTTATGTGATTAGCGTTTGGCTGTTAGAGACGGATTTCGATAAAGGACCAGCATGACCGCCCACAGCAGGCTGAACAGGCCGAAGACCGGATAGAGCACCGAAAGCAGGGAACTGAATCCGATCTGGCTGGTCAAATAACAGAAACAGAGGATAAGGAGCGAAAGCCAGCGTTCCGGAATGTTCCACATCATCCGAATCTGCAGGGATACGCCGTAAATATCGGCCACAAACGTGCTGAAGATTTCAAGGAAAATAAGAAGCACGTATACGAGCTGAACAGCCGTTCCGAGCTGCACGGCGATGTTGCCCATCGGGATCTCGAACTGGACAATGCCGGGCATGTGGGCAGAGAGCGCAAAATGGCCGGCCATCAGCATAAAGCCGATGCCGAGTCCGCCGAGGATGCCTCCCCAAACCAGCACCTTGCGTTCTTTGATCTGGCTGCCGATCGGGACAAGCACCGCCTGAGCCATTGAAAGGTTAAAAGCGCCGTAAATGAACGGAGAAGCCCAGGTTTGCAGCGGGCTGCTGTCCGTTTCAAGACTTAAGAACCGCTGGGCGCCTGGAGTGCCGACTGTAGCTCCAATGATAATGATCGATAACGTAATCATCAGCGGAACGACAATCGAATTGAGCTGCAGAATCGCGTTCATGCCTTTGCCCAGCAGCAAATAAGTGCCGATCAAGGTAATCCATAAGCCAAGCTGGTAAGAGAGGCCTAAATGCTCCATGAATACAGAGCCGGCTCCGGCAAGCATGACACTGTTGACGCCAAGCAGGACAACCAGCGTAAACAAGCTGATCCACCAGCCGATCCGGCGGCCAAACAATTTCCGGTTCAGGTCTTCATAAGAGCTGGCCCCGATGTCATGAGCGAGCAGCATCATTTTGGTACCCAGCCAGATAAACAGCAGTGTAGCCAGCAGGATAGTCACGACGCCCCATTTGCCGTATTGGGTGAAAAACTGCAGAATTTCCCGTCCGGTAGCAAAACCTGCACCGACGATCGTGCCGATATAAGTGAAAGCAACTTGCAAAACCTTGGCGGCGTTCCTCATGGTTGTTCCTCCTTGAATAAAGGACTGGCCGATCCTCGGCACAGGCATACATGTTAGTACAAGTTATGTTCTAGATGGCCTGGACATGACTTCTGCCTGTCCTTTTTGCCAAGCGAATTCAAAAAGGATTACAATGACTTAGGTTCTCCATATAGAAAGGAGGGGTTGGCATTGAGCGGTATAATGTCCTATATAGCCCAGTACGGGTATCTGGCGATGTTTGGGCTGCTCGCACTGGGGTTTATGGGAATTCCGGTTCCGGATGAAACATTGGTCATCATGTTTGGGGGCCTGACGGCTGAAGGACATTTCAAATTTGGCCTGGCGCTGGCGGTTACCTTCCTGGGCAGCATGACCGGCATGCTGTTTAGCTACGGGCTCGGACGGGGAATTGGCAAACCTCTCCTGGACAAGTACGGAAAATGGATCATGATCACCCCGAAACGGCTTGCCTCTACCGAAACCTGGTTCGCCAAATATGGCAGCTGGAGCGTGCTGTTCGGCTATTTTGTGCCGGGATTAAGACAGGTCACCTCTTATCTCGCCGGCGTATATCGCCTGAGTCTCCGGGTTTATCTGACCTATGCTGGAGTCGGTGCCGCTATCTGGTGTACGGGATTTATGTATATTGGCCATACGTTTGGACGGCATTGGCGAAGTGTAGCTTATTTCGTCCATATCCATGTCTGGCGGATTTCGCTTGCCGCAGCCGCTTTTCTGATTGTAGCGTGGATTCTTCACATGCTCTGGAAGAGAACGAATAAGGAATCGTAGAATCGCTGGGAAATTGAAAATTATAGGTTGCTGGCCGCGTGGCATTATGGTATTTTACAGAAAAGCATCGGCTTAGAAGTAGGAGGAACTTAAATGGAACTGTTGAAACAAAAAATTATAGAGCAGGGCGTTGTGGTGTCGGATCAGGTTTTGCTGCTGGATGCGATCCTGAATGAGCAGGTGGATCCTGAACTGACGATGGAAATGGGCAAAGCCTTTGCCGCTATTTTTAAAGAAGAAGGCATTACCCGCGTGGTTACCGTGGAATCCTCCGGCATTGCCGTTGCTTTTGCTACTGCTTATGAACTTGGAGTGCCGATGGTGTTTGCGCGCCGGAAGAAGACGCTGCTTGCCGACCCGGACTCTTATGTGGAGCGCGTGCCTTCTTTTACCAAAGGGATTGTGACCGATCTGCTGCTGTCGCGTAAATTCCTGAAAGCTGACGATCGGGTGCTGTTTATCGACGACATTATTGCCAATGGAGATGCAGCCAAAGGGCTGATTAAAATTATCGAACGTTCGGGTGCAAGCTTGTCCGGTGTAGGGATTGTAGTGGAAAAATGCTTCCAGCAGGGCGCCAAAACGCTGCGCGAGCAGGGCATACGAGTGGAATCGCTGGCTAAAATCGCCTCGTTGGAGGGCGGTACCGTCCATTTTGCCGAATAATCCGGGAGCTGGAGAGAAGTTAGGCTGAAGACCAATTTTTGCTTCGTTCTTTGCAGGTCAGGCTTTTTCCGATATAATAAAGAATAGCTAGAGAGGGGAGGCAATAACAATGGGGAAAGAACCAAATGCCGAGTTTTTTATTGAAAAGCTGCAAGCTGCCAAAGTTACGTTCGAAAGAGCGTTGGACTGTAAACATACCGAATTCGATGATCTCTATCCCTATATGCTGGAACATCCTCAATTTTTCTGGTACAAACGTTATGTGGGTTGGTCAGAGCTGTTAACCATCGCCGGCCTCTGCGAAGAGCTGTCCTACCCATGGAGAGACTTATTCACTCCGCAACAAGTAGGGTATATCGAGCAGAGAGTGATGTCTGCGAAGGTGCTTGACTTCTGGTTTGAGAAGAATGACAGCAAGGAACATGCGCAAGCAGATCAGAAATAAGGAAATGTCGGTTTAGGCAAGGGCATTTATTGAATTTCATACAAAGACCTAAATGGCGTTCCATTTAGGTCTTTTTTTGCGGGAAGAGAGCAGGCTTATACAAAAGGAGGGAAAGAAATGATCAGCGATGAGCAGCTAAACGCCTACCGTCTGTCCGGAGAACGGATTCGGGTTGTCCGGGATGCGCTGGAGAGCAACGATGTCAATGGCATCGTGGTGGCTTGGGACGCTACCCATGTCATGATCCGCAAACGCAACCGGAAGATCGTCAAGCTGGACCGGAACTATAGCTACCGGCCGTTTGACGAGCCGAGAGAAGCCGGGGAGAGCAAGCAGGAGAACGAATAAGCCGGCCAGCAGGCAGGCTAAGGGCAGGCTCGAGGATGTTAAAGTTAAAGGACAAGCCTTTGCTGCCGGTGGGCGGAAAGGCTTTTTTTCTTTTGATTGTTGCAAAGTTGCTTGAGATATGATATATTATTTCTTGTCGCTACTATTGGACACTACAAATATGCGGTTGTGGCGGAATTGGCAGACGCGCACGGTTCAGGTCCGTGTGGGCTAACCCCCGTGGAGGTTCGAGTCCTCTCAACCGCATTGCTCAAACCGAA includes the following:
- a CDS encoding glycosyltransferase family 4 protein; this translates as MKLLQALFFPPEQPGGVSSMIPYLQERFTPPRWEMDLFSIPRRVRMKGSGDVVFQTFDWTPYASSPVVQKYVQTYLDYVWWTKLRIDKKYDVIHSHHPIVGMAMKDVFPDVPVIQTVHSSYERELILNGRIRENGPEHQFLVSLYRELEQRTDRLVTVSHSFRNYMAPYVDRPQDIAVIPNGYDEKRFKPVAHENEVAQLVTVCRLVPAKGLDILLKACAELKQKGLPFVLHLIGDGPSRTELEALAQSLGIYDETIFYGYTLHPEEFMPFFDIFVLPSRAEAFGSVFAEAALCSLALVGSEVGGIPEQIENGINGLLVPPEDPSALALALEQLINDPDYRYTLARAASERAKSKYSLNRAVHELKKMYLEFKPS
- a CDS encoding xanthine phosphoribosyltransferase, translating into MELLKQKIIEQGVVVSDQVLLLDAILNEQVDPELTMEMGKAFAAIFKEEGITRVVTVESSGIAVAFATAYELGVPMVFARRKKTLLADPDSYVERVPSFTKGIVTDLLLSRKFLKADDRVLFIDDIIANGDAAKGLIKIIERSGASLSGVGIVVEKCFQQGAKTLREQGIRVESLAKIASLEGGTVHFAE
- a CDS encoding DedA family protein; the protein is MSGIMSYIAQYGYLAMFGLLALGFMGIPVPDETLVIMFGGLTAEGHFKFGLALAVTFLGSMTGMLFSYGLGRGIGKPLLDKYGKWIMITPKRLASTETWFAKYGSWSVLFGYFVPGLRQVTSYLAGVYRLSLRVYLTYAGVGAAIWCTGFMYIGHTFGRHWRSVAYFVHIHVWRISLAAAAFLIVAWILHMLWKRTNKES